Part of the Brevinematia bacterium genome is shown below.
CAAAAGTTCATAAAAGAAGTAGTAAGCAAAAACTTAGTCTCCTATACCTAACGGAAATAGAATTTATTTGGAAACCTGCGGGAATGAAATTAAATAATTTTTTTGTGAAAGAGCGTGTAGAGACATTGATTCAGGCCTTGCCATACATAGTGAAGTTTAAGGGAACCATAATTGTCATAAAGTATGGTGGAAGCGTGATGATTGATGAGGAACTTAAGCAATCATTTTGTGAGGACGTAGTTTTACTAAAGCATCTGGGGATTCATCCGGTAGTGGTCCACGGTGGTGGTAAGAAAATCTCAGAATTGATGGAAAAACTCAACAAGAAACCAGAATTTCTAAAAGGGCAAAGGGTTACCGATAAAGAGACTGTCGAGATAGTGGAAATGGTGTTAAGCGGTATGATAAACAAAGATGTTGTATTTAACATCATAATGAAAGGTGGTAAAGCAGTAGGAATTTCCGGTAAAGATAACTTCACAATAAAGGCAAAGAAAAAATACCTAGATGGCGATATTGACTTAGGTTTTGTTGGAGAAGTGGAGAAGATA
Proteins encoded:
- the argB gene encoding acetylglutamate kinase, coding for MKERVETLIQALPYIVKFKGTIIVIKYGGSVMIDEELKQSFCEDVVLLKHLGIHPVVVHGGGKKISELMEKLNKKPEFLKGQRVTDKETVEIVEMVLSGMINKDVVFNIIMKGGKAVGISGKDNFTIKAKKKYLDGDIDLGFVGEVEKIDPSLVISLINEGFIPVISPVGVDADGNSYNINADDVTAEIAVALKAEKLIYLTDVKGIYRDINDETTFIPSLTIKELSNLIESGAIKEGMIPKAMSMIKAIERGVKKIHIIDGRVKHSLLIEIFTDEGIGTQIVI